Proteins from a single region of Synchiropus splendidus isolate RoL2022-P1 chromosome 3, RoL_Sspl_1.0, whole genome shotgun sequence:
- the nit1 gene encoding deaminated glutathione amidase isoform X1: MFTARCLFGFNACKKYCLSQIWRPELQKRMSSSHHRVAAVCQLTATPDKESNFSACQELMEQASLQGARMVFLPEGFDYIGSSREETLALSESLSGKTVSRYSQMAKKLEIWLSLGGFHERGHDWDSDRRIYNSHIIMNDKGEVVSVYRKAHLFDVELPEKGVLLKESAFTIPGPSLMPPVQTPIGKVGLGICYDIRFPELSCALQRKGAEILTFPSAFTVATGAAHWEVLLRARAIETQCFVLAAAQVGAHHEKRSSHGHAMAVDPWGEVIADCGGEKPGLRLVEIDLEKLHNTRRNMPTQLHRRDLDFYTGLE, encoded by the exons GatgtcaagctcacatcaccgaGTTGCTGCAGTCTGCCAGCTTACTGCAACTCCAGACAAAGAATCCAACTTCTCTGCCTGTCAGGAGCTGATGGAACAAGCCAGTCTACAAGGGGCCAGGATGGTGTTCCTTCCTGAAGGCTTTGACTACATTGGGTCCAGTCGGGAGGAGACACTAGCACTGTCCGAGAGCCTGTCAGGAAAAACTGTGTCACGGTATTCTCAGATGGCAAA AAAGTTGGAGATCTGGCTGTCTCTCGGGGGATTTCATGAGAGAGGACATGACTGGGATTCTGATAGGCGAATCTACAACAGTCACATAATAATGAATGACAAAG GTGAGGTCGTATCAGTCTACAGAAAGGCCCACTTATTTGACGTGGAGCTGCCAGAAAAAGGGGTGTTGCTTAAAGAAAGTGCTTTCACTATCCCAGGACCATCACTCATGCCTCCCGTCCAGACTCCAATTGGCAAG GTTGGTTTGGGGATCTGCTACGATATTAGATTCCCAGAGTTGTCATGCGCACTGCAGAGAAAAGGTGCAGAGATTCTGACATTCCCATCTGCATTCACGGTGGCTACAGGTGCAGCTCACTGGGAG GTGTTGCTGCGTGCACGGGCCATTGAGACTCAATGCTTCGTCCTGGCGGCGGCACAAGTCGGTGCACACCACGAGAAACGGTCATCTCATGGTCATGCCATGGCCGTGGACCCTTGGGGCGAGGTGATAGCTGACTGTGGTGGAGAGAAACCAGGATTGAGGCTGGTGGAGATCGACTTGGAGAAACTGCACAATACTAGGAGAAACATGCCGACTCAGCTGCACCGCAGAGACTTAGACTTTTACACGGGTTTGGAGTAA
- the nit1 gene encoding deaminated glutathione amidase isoform X2, whose amino-acid sequence MSSSHHRVAAVCQLTATPDKESNFSACQELMEQASLQGARMVFLPEGFDYIGSSREETLALSESLSGKTVSRYSQMAKKLEIWLSLGGFHERGHDWDSDRRIYNSHIIMNDKGEVVSVYRKAHLFDVELPEKGVLLKESAFTIPGPSLMPPVQTPIGKVGLGICYDIRFPELSCALQRKGAEILTFPSAFTVATGAAHWEVLLRARAIETQCFVLAAAQVGAHHEKRSSHGHAMAVDPWGEVIADCGGEKPGLRLVEIDLEKLHNTRRNMPTQLHRRDLDFYTGLE is encoded by the exons atgtcaagctcacatcaccgaGTTGCTGCAGTCTGCCAGCTTACTGCAACTCCAGACAAAGAATCCAACTTCTCTGCCTGTCAGGAGCTGATGGAACAAGCCAGTCTACAAGGGGCCAGGATGGTGTTCCTTCCTGAAGGCTTTGACTACATTGGGTCCAGTCGGGAGGAGACACTAGCACTGTCCGAGAGCCTGTCAGGAAAAACTGTGTCACGGTATTCTCAGATGGCAAA AAAGTTGGAGATCTGGCTGTCTCTCGGGGGATTTCATGAGAGAGGACATGACTGGGATTCTGATAGGCGAATCTACAACAGTCACATAATAATGAATGACAAAG GTGAGGTCGTATCAGTCTACAGAAAGGCCCACTTATTTGACGTGGAGCTGCCAGAAAAAGGGGTGTTGCTTAAAGAAAGTGCTTTCACTATCCCAGGACCATCACTCATGCCTCCCGTCCAGACTCCAATTGGCAAG GTTGGTTTGGGGATCTGCTACGATATTAGATTCCCAGAGTTGTCATGCGCACTGCAGAGAAAAGGTGCAGAGATTCTGACATTCCCATCTGCATTCACGGTGGCTACAGGTGCAGCTCACTGGGAG GTGTTGCTGCGTGCACGGGCCATTGAGACTCAATGCTTCGTCCTGGCGGCGGCACAAGTCGGTGCACACCACGAGAAACGGTCATCTCATGGTCATGCCATGGCCGTGGACCCTTGGGGCGAGGTGATAGCTGACTGTGGTGGAGAGAAACCAGGATTGAGGCTGGTGGAGATCGACTTGGAGAAACTGCACAATACTAGGAGAAACATGCCGACTCAGCTGCACCGCAGAGACTTAGACTTTTACACGGGTTTGGAGTAA